In Nissabacter sp. SGAir0207, the genomic stretch CCGGCACCTCGACGGTTTGCAGCAGGCTGAGCGTGCCATCGCCGGCAAGCTGCCAGACGTGGATCTGCTGGCTGTCCGGGCTGGCGACATAGACGACTTGCTTCATGATCTCTCCTTTTGGGGCCACGCCCACCGGCGCGGCATGGGTGGCGTAATGCATTTTAGCGCGTGTTGTTTCCTACCATAACCATTCATCCGGCTGGCGCATAGCACCGAGTGTGTTTTCCCCCTGCCGGTTCGCTGCTACTATCATCTGAATCGGCTGACTTTTATTCACTTCACAACGAGACCTGTTATGACCTATCGCGTAATTGCGCTCGACCTCGACGGCACCCTGCTGGACCGTCAAAAACGTATCCTGCCGGAGTCCCTGAAGGCCATCGCCGCCGCCCGTGAGCTGGGCGTGACCGTGCTGGTGGTCACTGGCCGCCACCACGTCGCCATCCACCCCTTCTATCAGGCGCTGAAGCTGGACACCCCAGCCATCTGCTGCAACGGCACCTACCTCTATGACTACCAGAACCGCCAGGTGCTGAAGTCCGACCCGCTGCGCAAGGATCTGGCGCAGCAGGTGATCACCATGCTCGACCACTCCAAAATCCACGGTATGCTCTATGTGGATGACGCGATGCTCTATGAGCGCCCGACCGAGCACGTGCTGCGTTCGCTGGCGTGGGCCGAGACCCTGCCGGAGGCGCAACGCCCGAACATTCTCCAGGTGGAGAGCCTGAGCGCCGCCGCCGAACGCGCCGACGCCATCTGGAAATTCGCCACCACCCACCCGGATCTGGAAGCACTGAAAGCCTTCACCATGGAGGTGGAGGAGAAGCTGGGGCTGGCCTGCGAGTGGTCATGGTTTGACCAAGTGGATGTCGCCAAGGGCGGCAACAGCAAGGGCAAACGCCTGCAGGAGTGGGTGGAGTCGCAGGGCATGACGATGAAGGACGTGCTGGCCTTCGGTGACAACTACAATGACCTGAGCATGTTGCAGACCGCTGGCCTCGGCGTGGCGATGGGCAACGCCGACGACTTCATCAAGGAGCGCGCCGGGCTGGTGATTGGCACCAATGAGGAGCCGGGCATCGCCGCCGTGATTGAGCAGCATATCCTGCAATAAGGGGTTGGGGCGGCCAGCGCGCCGCCCCTTGCGAACATCTAGCCAGAGATAGAGACGCTCTTGACCTGCGCGTAGCACCACAGCCCCGGCTTGACCTGCAACTCATCGCGCGCCCACGGGGAGATGCGCGCCCAGAGGATCTGCTCACCGATTGCCAGCTTCACCTCCACCTGATCCTCCACCTCCAGACACTCCAGCACCTTGGCGCGCAGGATGTTGCGGATGCTGCTGCCCTGCGGCGGCAAGAGCGCCAACGAGACGTCCGCCGCCTGAATGCGGATGCGCAACTGGCTCTCCACCGCCGCCGCCACCCGGTTGACCCACAGATGCTGGTCGCCAAGGCTCAGCGCGCTCATCGCGTAGCGCGGGTGGTGTTCCAGCACCGTCACCGGCAGCACGCTGCTCTGGTCGGCCTTCGGCAGCCACGGCCGCAGCGCACTGCTGGCCCACACCGCCTCCAGCGGCCCCTGCGCGCGCACCTCGCCGCGATCCAGCACCAGCACCTGCTGCGCCAGCCGCAACAGCTCATCCATGCTGTGGGTGACGTAGAGGATCGGCAACTTGACGTCATGCGCCAGCCGCTCCAGATAGGGCATCAGCTCACGCTTGCGCGGCAGGTCGAGGGAGGCGAGCGGCTCATCCATCAGCAGCATCTCCGGCCCGGTGAGCAGCGCGCGGCCAATCGCCACCCGCTGCTTCTCGCCGCCAGAGAGGGTCTGCGGGTGGCGCTCCAGCAGCGCCTCAATGCCCAGCAACGTCACCACCTTGTCAAACTCGCCGCG encodes the following:
- a CDS encoding pyridoxal phosphatase; this encodes MTYRVIALDLDGTLLDRQKRILPESLKAIAAARELGVTVLVVTGRHHVAIHPFYQALKLDTPAICCNGTYLYDYQNRQVLKSDPLRKDLAQQVITMLDHSKIHGMLYVDDAMLYERPTEHVLRSLAWAETLPEAQRPNILQVESLSAAAERADAIWKFATTHPDLEALKAFTMEVEEKLGLACEWSWFDQVDVAKGGNSKGKRLQEWVESQGMTMKDVLAFGDNYNDLSMLQTAGLGVAMGNADDFIKERAGLVIGTNEEPGIAAVIEQHILQ
- the modC gene encoding molybdenum ABC transporter ATP-binding protein ModC — translated: MLELDLTHRLGDLSLSVQATLPAVGITAIFGLSGAGKTSLINLIGGLARPDRGLIRLNGRTLTDSEARIWLPPEKRRIGYVFQDARLFPHYRVRGNLTYGMPTSQRGEFDKVVTLLGIEALLERHPQTLSGGEKQRVAIGRALLTGPEMLLMDEPLASLDLPRKRELMPYLERLAHDVKLPILYVTHSMDELLRLAQQVLVLDRGEVRAQGPLEAVWASSALRPWLPKADQSSVLPVTVLEHHPRYAMSALSLGDQHLWVNRVAAAVESQLRIRIQAADVSLALLPPQGSSIRNILRAKVLECLEVEDQVEVKLAIGEQILWARISPWARDELQVKPGLWCYAQVKSVSISG